The Candidatus Eremiobacteraceae bacterium genomic sequence ATGCAAGTCTCCACAGGCGGCACCGTCGGATCCGGCTTCACATACGGACCTGCGGCGAACATAAGCGCCGTGTTCAGTTGCGGCTGCTTCCCGCAAGCGGGCATCGCGCTGACGGACGCGGGCGGACACTGGAGTGCGGTTTCCCCCACCCAAGCCACTCCTGGGCCATCACCATATGTCCTGGTCGCGGGCCGCAACTACATCGTCATCGCTGAGCCGTCCGGCGGCGCCGGACCGCAAGGCTGGACGTTGCTCTTCGCCGGCAAGACACCCGCCACATCGCTCGGTTTGGGCGACTCGAACTCCGTGCTCGCGTCGGCATCGATGAGCGACAACTATACCACCGCCGCCGCTCTCTACGTCTACAAGAAGTCGTCGCAGTGCCTCAACCACAATTGCGAGACCGCGTTTGACGATTGGAACTTCAACGCTGTGCAAGCTTGGGTGACGCACTTGACAACGGGCCCGATCAACTTCGCCGAAACCGCGCTGCTCAACGACATCGCGGCGCAATCGCTCGCCGGCCTGTCGCTCTTCCCGAGTCCGAAAGAGCCGACTTGGAATCCGACGCAGCCGTTGAACACGCTGATCACGTCCGACATCAACGCGGTCGCGGGCAGCGGCGACCTGAGCATACCGACGCCGTGTCCGCTCGGGCCGGCCTCGTGCACCGGAACGCCAACACCGTAAGCAACGCGGGGCGGTCGCCGACCGCCCCACGACTTTTTTTTAAAGAGGATCGAGAGGCATAACGGACCATGTATCAACTGCCCAGCAACGGCCACGTCTCGGCCGTGCAAGATCAGAGCCGAGAGAACGACTTCGAAAAGATATTCACTACGCTGGTCCGCCGGCGTCGGACTTTTTTCGCCATTTTCGGCGTGTTCTTCATCGTCTGTCTTATCTATGCGTTCTTGTGGCCCAAGACGTACATGACGCAAGTCGAGCTCATCACGGGCAACTCGGCCACGAACTTGAGCGGCACCAATTCCGATCTGCCGGTCTTGAACGCTCTGCTCGCGGCGAGCGGCGTCCAATCCGTCGAGACTTACGCCACGCTCATCCAAGACAAGAGTGTCGCTGCAAAGGTGATCAAGAACCTCAGTCTCAAGCACATCAGCCCGTACGATCTGTTGAAATATCACATCGTCGTCCAGCCGGTCACCAACACGCAGATCGTCACGCTCCAGGCGACGTGGTCCACTAAAGAGACGTCAGCCGCCATCGCCAACGAATTCGGCAAAGTGCTCATCGAGAAGCAGCGTGGATTGATCGCCGGCCAATCGGTCAGCGAGATGCAATACCTGCAGACGCAGATCCCAAGCGCCCAAGTCACGATGAACAAAGCAAACACTGCCCTCGCCGATTTTGAGAACGAGCACAGCATCGCGGACATCAGCGCCCAGACACAAGCCACGGTCGGCCAGTTCACCGACACGGCCACGCGCATCGCGCAGGTCCAGGTCGATCAGCAGCAAGCCCAAGCCGCGCTCGGCAACGTCGTCGGTCAAATCGACTCCGCGTCGCGCACCACGGTCGGCGCAACATCGGTGCAGCAGAATCCGGTCGTCACGCAGCTCCAGCAGCAACTCGAGCAGGTGAAAGTGCAGCTCGCATACGCGCGCAAGCAATACACCGAGGCGCACCCCACCGTCATCGCGCTCGAGCAGCAGGAGCAGCAGCTTCAAAAGGAGCTTTCGGCGCAGCCGCCCACATACGTCCAAGGGAATACGATCGTCCCCAATCCGGTGTCGCAATCGCTCGAACAGCAGGGGGCGGCGCTGCGCACGCAGATCGCGAGCGATGCGCAACAGCTCACCGCGCTTGAAGTCCAACAGCGGCAAAACCAAGCGCGCGTCGGGCAACTCCCCAACACCACCCAAAAACTTGCCAACTTGCAGCGCGACGCGGGACTCGCCAACAGCGTCTACGCGACGCTGCGGCAGCACTACGACGACGCGCTGGTCGCGAA encodes the following:
- a CDS encoding polysaccharide biosynthesis tyrosine autokinase gives rise to the protein MYQLPSNGHVSAVQDQSRENDFEKIFTTLVRRRRTFFAIFGVFFIVCLIYAFLWPKTYMTQVELITGNSATNLSGTNSDLPVLNALLAASGVQSVETYATLIQDKSVAAKVIKNLSLKHISPYDLLKYHIVVQPVTNTQIVTLQATWSTKETSAAIANEFGKVLIEKQRGLIAGQSVSEMQYLQTQIPSAQVTMNKANTALADFENEHSIADISAQTQATVGQFTDTATRIAQVQVDQQQAQAALGNVVGQIDSASRTTVGATSVQQNPVVTQLQQQLEQVKVQLAYARKQYTEAHPTVIALEQQEQQLQKELSAQPPTYVQGNTIVPNPVSQSLEQQGAALRTQIASDAQQLTALEVQQRQNQARVGQLPNTTQKLANLQRDAGLANSVYATLRQHYDDALVAKTLALSNVTVSEPANPAFAQVKPSWVLVLAIGLILGLLLGLSGVFVIDFFDNTLKDENDVLRSLPAPLLTNIPNLEAIDRKAQARLPQLRALTIEAYLQLVTAIRFSSDKPLRTIAITSPAQGDGKTTVALSTAIAMAEMGPRVLLIDADMRRPALHDRLGVANDRGLTNVVIGDATPHDVIVATRYANLDMMPAGAQAPNPVKLIQSARFDEIIAGLLDTYQTIIFDTSALMPVIDAAALAAKTDGVVLVVSAGHTDSGTAQRAVQRLQFATTANLLGIVMNRATSTRNDVVYAFQTSNGDSMSLTGDLEHSTGA